The sequence GCACCAACGTTGGAAAAGGTTTGTCATATCATAGGAATAAACGGAAGTAAACCGAAAATAGTACGTATTATGGTAAAAAATGTAAATTGTTTTATAACTGTATGTGAGATGCAGTGGAGGCACCAACGCTGGAAAGGCCTGTCATATCATAGGAATAAACGAAAGTAAACTGATAATAGTACGGATTATGGTAAAAAATGAAAATTACTTTATAGCTGTAGGTGAGATGCGATGGAGGTATCCACTTCGGAAAGGTTTGTCTTACCATAGGAATAAATGGAAGTAAACCGATTATAATACGAATTATAGTAAAATATGTAAATTGTATTGTGGTTGTATGTCAGGTGGGTTTTATGGTGAAGAGAGAGAATCGATCAAAAAAGTCCTGAATCGTTTAACGAGAAAGGAAACAAAAGGGAGGAGCAGTAGCCAGAGATTTGTATCGTTTATCGAGAATGGGAAGCTGATAGTGGGCCAGAAGCATTCGTTCATTTTTATAATCAATAGAATTTAGAGTAAAGTGTATACTTTTTAAATGTATTTCGCAAGTGAAAAGTGAGCCAAATCGCAATTTAAATTTGAGCCACTTCCTCAGCACTTGTTTTTAGCCAATCCTCCGTTTCTTTCATTCTGAAAGAAGGCCCATTCATGTTTAACACATGTGATTTGTGTGTTAAACGGTCTGTTAATGCGGCAGTAAGTACTGGATCGTGGAAAATCTCCTGCCATTTTAGAAATGACAGGTTGCTTGTAATAATGGTTGATTTCCTTCCTGCTCTTAACGATAGGTGAGAAAATAATAATTCTGCACCTTCTTTGTCAAATGAGATATAACCTAATTCATCGAGAACAACCAAATCATATTTTTCAAATTTCAATTCAAATGATCGCAGTGTTCTCTCCGAACGATGTTCCTTAAGCTGGTTAATTAACGAGGGTACCGTCGCAAAAAACACTCTATATCCAGCTAAGCATGCTTCCATACCTAATCCTATGGCAATATGTGACTTACCTGTACCTGGTGATCCTGTAAGAATGACATTTTGTCCTTCCGTAATAAAATCCAAAGTTTTTAGAAACGGTAATTTTTGTTTTGCTTGACTTGGCAATGCCTCTACGATTAATTCTTCTAATAGCTTTTTCTGCGGGAAATTAGCTGCACGGATTCTGTTTTGCTTTGCGCGTACTAACCGATCACTTTTCTCCTGTAAAAGAACTTGCAATAAAACTTCATAGGCTTGTTTTGGATTTTGAAAATCTGTTTCCTCCTGTACCATTTTCCGAATGCTTGGTAAACGTAATTCTTTACATATCTCTACAATTTGCTGCTTTTTATCCATATTTAGTTACTCCTTCATCTATTTGCTTAAACATATTGGCATAGGCTCTCATATTGTTTTCTGATTGATACATCGTTTCATCAGGGTTATATACTTGGACTCCTTCAGGAGTAGATTGTTCACAAATGAATAAAATTCTTTCCGTATTTACATATCCTGTTCGTATAGAATTTAATTCTTCCACCGCCTTTAAGACCCTGTCTAAGTTGTTATTTTCTTTAATATAGAGGAGTAACTCTATGAATTCTTTTTCTTTTCCGATATAATGATGGTTGTATATATTTTTTATTTGTGTTGGTGCCTGCTTAAAGCTTTGACTTTGAGTGATGGCACCTTTTTTCTTTTGAAATGTTTTTAAATAATGGTAGATATTCATCTCCCATTGATGTAACCCCCAATTTCGTGGATGTTCTGCCACTAGCTCTCCTTCTACAAATAATTTGATTTCCTCTGCTCCTACCTTTGCTTTAAGGTATTTTCCTACATGTCCTTCTGGAACAGAATAATGATTTTGTTTAATAACTACTGTACTATACTTATCCACTCGACATTCAACCAGATCAGCAACGTCAAATGGGGTAATCACTGCGAGTTTTGATACAGACTTTTCCTTTTCCATTAAAATCACGTGCTTTTCTTTATGTTCATGATGATGTCGCCCATTTATTCTTTGTAATGATCTAGAAAGATGGTCTTCAGCCTCTCTTAAACTCGTAAAAGAGTATTTCGATGAAAAGGCTTTTCGCCTTATAAACTCTACACTTCGCTCCACGTGTCCCTTCTGGTTACCTTTTCTTGGTTCACAGAGACGAATTTTAAATTGATAATAGTTAGATAGATGAATCATGCTATCCGTAATGGCCCTCTCTGTTCCAATAAATGATTTCACAACGGTTCGCATATTGTCATAGGTAAATACCGAAGGTATAAAACCAACATGATCGATAAATTTCGTATGAACATCTAACACGCAAACTTGTGACTCAGATTGATATAGCCTCGCAAATCGATAATTACTATGTGCTAACGTAAACACTGCAAGTGAAAAACTTCTAATCTTCCCATCTATCTCTAGCTTTACTTCCCCCCAGTCAAATTCAACTTCATATCCTGGTTCACAATACCGTCTGATGAAAACTTCCTTTGTTTTTGCTGCTTCCTCATTAACAAAGTTCCTAACAGTTGTATAACTAATGGGATACCCAGCATCTATTAGGCTCTCGTGCATATCTATTATTTTCATTTGCTGTTTATTCATATAGTGATTTCTTTTCCACTCATTATCCTTTATGTAGCCTCTAAGAATATTTTTAATTTCCTCTGTTAATACTCTCTTTTTACCCGTTCTCTTTTTATAAGCAGGGGGCTTTACAATATCTTCTGTAATCGGTAGATTACGAACATCATTCTTCCTACTTTTCTCAAATTCTTTTATATACTTACTGACAGTATTCCTTGCCTTCTTTGTTTCCTTAGCAATCTTTCTCTCACTCATTCCCTCCAAATATAATTGTATGATGGTCTGTTTCTCGCTCAACATAATCACTCCTGATGCTTCCCCCTAATATGTCATTAGGGTTATTTTCTATCAAAGTGGCTCAGTTTTCAATTGCTATAGTGGCTCACTTTTAAGTTACCATATACATTTAAAGAAAAAAAGAAACGAAGCTATTGATAGAGTATGTGAGGCATCTACGTCGGCAAGGTCTGTCATATCATGGGATTAAACGAAAGTAAACCGATAATAGTACGGATTATGGTAAAAAATACAAATTGTTTTATAACTGTATGTGAGATCCGGTGGAGGCACCAACGCTGGAGAGGCCTGTCATATCATAGGAATAAACGGAAGTAAACCGATTATAATACGAATTATAGTAAAATATGTAAATTGTTTTGTGGCTGTATGTCAGATGGGTTTTATGGTGAAGAGAGAGAATCGATCAAAAAAAAATCGTTTAACGAGAAAGGAACCAAAAGGGAGGAGCAGTAGCCAGAGATTTGTATCGTTTATCGAGAATGGGAAGCTGGTAGTGGGTCGGAAGCATTCATTCATTTTTATAATCAATTGAAGTTGGAGTAAAGTGTCTACTTTTTAGAGAACAAAAGAAACGAAGCTATTGATAGAGTGTGTGAAGCATCTACGTCGGGAAGGTCTGTCCCGTCACGGGATTAACCGAAAGTAAACCGATAATAGTACGTATTATGGTAAAAAATGCAAATTACTTTATAGCTGTATGTGAGATGCGGTTAATGGTCAAGAAAGGGAGATATTCTCGTTTAACGAAAAAGGGAGCAAAAATTAAGGAGCAGCAGTCAATGATTTGTCTCGTTAAAAAAAAGAAGTTTTTTAGGGGTGGTTATGCAAAGCGGGTTTATGCCTGACTTATCACGGACGATAACTTCCTGATAAGTTTCGCTAGCAATCAGTGGGGGTCAAAAAAACCCTCACTGATTGAACTTTCACTTTATAACAATGTTTGATCAAATAATAGGACGCGTGCTGGAGCGGCTTCAGTTCCAATTAGTTTTAATGGTGCAGCGACCATGAAGTAATTGCCGGGTGCTATTTCCTTTAACCGTAACCCTTCGATAATAATAATGTCATTTCCAAACAGATTGCGATGAGTAGGGTTACCTTCTTGGCTGCGTTCGATACCTAGTGTGTCGATGCCGACGCCTTCAATCTCTTTCTCAATTAAGTAATTCGCCGCATCTTCGGTTAAATAAATAAACGCATAGTCAAAATGGTCAGATGAATGGTCGGAGTTCTTGGTTTTCAATAAAAGGAAATCATTCTTCTCAATCGTATGCGCTTCCAAATCATCGCGTGTTATACCATCTTCTGCTGTTTCTAAATGAAGTACTTTTACGTCACGTACCAGCCGTTCCAAAGAAATCGATTCAAAGGTATCTGCGTCATTGATCATATGCAAGGGAGCATCGATATGTGTACCGGTATGTGCATTTAATGTAAGTGTTGTATCCGTGACATGTCCGAACGTTTTTGTATCGAATTTTGGTTTTTTACTTTCAATATCCTCCCATACCTGTATCGTTGGCTTGATCTCCATTGATATATCATAACATTTCATTATTTCTCATCTCCTCATTTACATATCATTTGGGATATATCATTTAAAATTTAGTTGCTATCAAAATTTTAACATTATACTTTTGATATCGCTATCATCAACTATACTAACTGTTATGTTTTTCTAGGTTTCACATTCGATCACAAGAGCAAAGTAACGCGAAGCTAATGACTGAAAGCGTGCCAAATTCAATCACAAGAGCGAAGTAAAGCGAGTCTAATGACCGAAAGCGTGTCACATTTGATCACAAAAACAATCCAGAGCGAGTCTAACGAACGAAAGCGGAAAACATTCGATCACAAGATCATTCCAGAGACGGGCTAATAAACGAAACAGAGGCAACTATACATACAAACGGCATCAGTTCCGACATATAAAAAAGCAATCAATCAACCGCAGTTGACTGATTGCTTTTTTGCTTTATTCTGGTGTAACGTCCCACCATTCTAAGCCGTCTTGGAGTAGTAATTGATCTGCTTCTTTCGGTCCGTTGCTTCCAGATTCATAATTAGGGAAGTCGGCCTTGGATTTAGACCATGCATTGGCAATGTTATCTACAAACTTCCAAGTTAATGCTACTTCATCCCAATGGGTAAAGTTCGTTGAATCACCGCGCATACAGTCATGTAATAGAATTTCGTATGCTTCTGGTGTATTCATTTTGTCATCTGAGTTATTATCATAGCTCAACGTGATCGGTGTAGATGATGCGTTATAGTCACCTTTTTTTGCATTCACGTGTAAGGTAATTCCTTCGTGAGGTTGTACGTGAATAACTAATAAATTTGATTTTGTTTCGTGTTCTTTTCCGTAATAAAGATTCATAGGTAAATCTTTAAATTCTACCACAATCTCCGTTGATTTCTGTTTCATTCGTTTACCAGTTCGAATGTAGAACGGCACACCTGCCCAGCGGAAGTTATCAATCATTAACTTCGCTGCGACAAACGTATCTGTATTAGATTCAGGGTCTACGCCGTTACCTTCACGGTAAGCAGGTAGCTCCTCACCATTCACGATGCCTTTATCATATTGTCCGCGAACGAAATATTTATCGACTTCATCCTCGTTAATCACACGTAAAGCACGTAATGCCTTTACTTTCTCGCTGCGAATTTCTTCTGGTGTTAACTTAATTGGCGGATCCATTGCAATCAGGGCAAGCATTTGAAGCATGTGATTCTGTACCATGTCTTTCAATGCGCCTGCACCATCGTAATAGCGACCACGCTCTTCTACACCTAAAATCTCACTCGATGTAATTTGGATGTTGGAAATGTATTGATTGTTCCAAAGTGGTTCAAATAATGCATTCGCAAAACGGATTACTTCAATGTTCTGAACCATTTCCTTACCAAGATAGTGATCAATACGATAAATTTGATCTTCGGTAAATGCTTCGCGAATTTGGTCATTCAATTCTTTCGCAGACTCATAATCATGTCCGAAAGGCTTCTCAATAACGAGGCGAGTCCATCCTTCAGTAGTAGTTAGTCCTTCTGATTTCAGGTTAGCTGCCAATGTTCCGAAGAAGTTAGGAGCCATGGAGAAGTAAAATAATCGATTCCCATCTGTTTTATATTTTCCATCGAGCTCTTGAATAAGATGTTCTAATTTCTCGTAATGCTCTAAGTCTTGAATATCAAATGGGTTGTAATGGAAATGACTTGCAAATTCATCTGGATCGATGTTTGCGTCGTCGAAACCACTGATTGATTCTTTTACATTATTACGAAAGTCTTCATTAGTAAGGGGTCTTCTTGCAACACCTATTACTGCGAAGTTATCAGATAACTTTCCGTTACGATAAAGTCTGTAAATGGAAGGGTAAAGCTTTCTGTTTGCTAAATCCCCTGTTGCGCCAAAAATCACAATTACTGCTTTTGGGTTATTCGTTGTCATGAACCTAAACTACCTTTCTACTTGTTTATTTCCGAAATATACGCACATGTTTTTCGATATGCTATAATCATGTAATAAATTCCGTTTAAGATAATACTTTTCTATTTTATCATGTGGAATACTTCTTTAAAATTATTTGACATGATAACATACAAATATGTACAAAATTTGTACAGTCATAAATATATACTATCATTTATTGTGAAAATAACAAATGAAATACATGGAATTTTCAAAAAATTTAGGGGGATATCATGAAGAACTATCAAGGATTTTTAATTGATTTAGATGGAACGGTTTATAAAGGAACAGAGAAGATTACAGAAGCGATTGATTTTGTCAAAGAATTACATCGCAAAGGTCTTCCTTACTTGTTTCTTACGAATAATTCGACTAAACATCCGAGTGATGTAGCAAATAAATTAACAGACATGGGAGTACCTTGTGAAACAGAGCATGTTTTTACTACCAGTATGGCTACAGCCAGTTATATTAAAGAACAGCAGGCTGATGCCAAGGTTTGTGCAATTGGTGAAGAAGGCTTGCACATGGCATTGAATGACTGTGGATTAGTGCAAGTGGATGAGCAGGCAGATTATGTTGTTATGGGCCTTGATCGTGAAATCAGCTATGAAAAATTGGCAAAAGGTGCATTAAATATTCGTGCTGGCGCTAAATTCGTAGCAACAAATGGTGATGTCGCTTTACCCACAGAGCGCGGTTTTCTGCCGGGAGCTGGTTCGTTAATTTCTGTTCTTTCAGTAACAACAGGCGTGGAGCCGAAATTTATCGGGAAGCCGGAATCCATTATTGTAGAGCAGGCTCTTGAAGTATTAGGCACTTCAAAAGAAGATACCTTGATGATCGGTGATAATTATGCAACAGATATCCTTGCCGGTATTAATGCGGGCATAGATTCATTATTGGTGCATACCGGAGTTACAACACCTGAAGATTTGAAAACAATTGAGAAGCAGCCAACGTATACAATTTCCAGCTTGTCCGAATGGATCTTCGCCGAATAAGAAAATACGTGAAAGTCAACATAAGAATATACAACTATATATATAAAAGAGCCAGCTCTTCACAACAATGAGAGTTGGCTCTTTTAATATATACGGATCAGTCCATTTTCTCTAATTCGAATAAATCTTCTACTTTTTCACTGACAAACTGATGTGCATCACGAATTCCTTGGTTATAGAAAGTAGGCGCTAATTTTTCCATGAAAAAATCAAGAAGAAAACCAGCTTCTATATTACCGATTTCTTCTTGCTTTTCACGTAAATAATAGTCCTGAATTGCGACTATCATCTGATCTTTTGTTTCTTTCGTTAATGTAAATGCATGCATGGAAAAACTCCTCTCGTTTTTCCAAAGTGTATCATTTATTTTGCCGCTTTTTGTAGTTTTTGAATCATTTTTAATGAACGGCCTGTCCCAACAGCAACGGATTCCAATGGATTTGACGCAAGGTGAACTGGTACGTGTACCTCATTAGATAACCAGCCTTGCATACCTTTTAGCAAGGCACCGCCACCTGTAATGGTAATTCCCTGATCAACAATATCACCACTTAATTCTGGAGGACAGCTTTCAAGTGTTTCAGTTATCGCATGTAATAAAGATTCCAGTACTTCATTAATCGCCATGTGCACTTCTTTCGAGGAAATCATAATTACTTTTGGTAAACCTGTCACGAGATCTCGACCTCTGACTTCCATTTGTTCTTCGGTATGAGAAGGGATCGCATTACCGATTTCAATCTTAATTTTTTCTGCGGAACTTTCCCCGATCAGGACATTGTATTGACGTTTGACATATTGAATGATCTCTTCATCCATATGATCACCACCGACACGTACGGAACGACTGGCAACAACACCGCCAAAGGATATAATACCTACTTCACTTGTACCACCACCGATATCAACAATCATGCTTGCCTGTGGCTCCGAAACAGGTAGATCAGCTCCAATAGCTGCTGCTACCGGCTCCTCGATTAAATGTACTTCTTTAGCGCCGAAGCTTTTGACAGCATTATCAATCGCTCTTCGTTCGACAGCGGTACTGCCAGAAGGTGTACACACAACAACACTAGGCTTTCGCATGGATACACCAGCTCGTTTGCTTACTTTTTTCAAGAAAGCCTTTAACATTTGAGTCGTCATATCAAAGTCTGCAATAACGCCATCCTTCAACGGACGAATTGGTACAATATTTCGTGGTGTTTTACCAATCATATTCTTCGCTTCATTACCGACAGCAACTACCTGGTTCGTCTTCGTATCAACCGCGACAACGGATGGCTCGTTTAAAATAATTCCTTTGTTTTTTGTATATATAAGAATATTCGCAGTTCCTAAATCAATTCCAATTTCTGTATTTGAAAACATGGTGCTATACCTCCAATAAGTTAAATCTTCTTATTTATAGTTATTCTGTTTAATGTGTAGAATTATGACGGTAGATGTCTGGTAGATTTTATTTTGATTAAAAAGGGCTATTTGGGAAGAATAAAGAAAAACCGGCCATAACCCGCCCGGTCCTAATTGACTTAATCAATAAACAACTTTCCATAATATGAATTATGTCAACTAGCCAACGTAAGCCAAGCAGCCATATTGAGATTATTTAATGTGCTGGGATACCGCTTCGGCCAACCACTCCGCGTCCTGCGGGGCACGGCTGAAGCTAGGCTACTACACGAATCACTTCTCTGCTGCCTTGCACCGAGGAAGCCTACTTCGAAGCGTTACTAGAAGACGCAGGTGCAGACGTTGTGGATCTTCAGCGCCTGCATAATCCCGCGGGAGTCTCCGTGGTTGGCCTACGCTAAAATTGGGACTCTACAATTTTTGTAAGAGCTAGCATATTGATCGTATGCATATATAATAGCTATTGAAAAATGTCTAGAACCACTGATTTTTGCTGTTACAACCGTTGTAGCACTTTCCTTAAGCGTAGGAAATAGGCGGAGACTCCCGTGGAATCAGCCGTGCCCACAGGACGCGGAGCCTATTTCCGGAGCTTTGCTAAGTAGATAAAATATATCAAAAGGATCATTCTGCAATACAGCCTTTGTTAACATAATCTATATTATAGGAACTCCAATCATGTTCAATATGATTACTGCTGTGACCAGACTTCTATACTTTCTTTACTGATAAAGAAAAACTCGGCATTCGCCTCAGTTTAGCAAGTACCGTCTTTTTTCCTATGCATGGTACAACTTAAGTAGCTACTTCCTTGCTTTCCTAATGTGCAAAAAAAAAAGCAGGCCGAAGTTATCGACCTGCTTCTTGCGATCTATTGTTCTTTTTCTTCTAAAAGATTTGCCAGAACATGTGCTTTATATTTTTCGATTTTTCTTCCTTCAATATGGCGTACGCCTTTTTGTTTTAGCTGTTCTACGTACCAGCCTTTGCTACCTACATGCATTGCTACACACTCCTTACCAATCATTTTGCACTCGCCATTCTAACATCTCCATAACCAAATGAAAAGGGGTAATTGTTAATTCTTTCGATCAAATTCTGTATAATGGAAATAAGCTAGAAAGAGGGGGATTTTCTGATGGAATATCCAATTGTTTCATTGAATGTTGGAAAGCCACAAACTCAAGTTTTTGATGGTGTGTCGTTAGTAACAGGCTTTAAAAAAACACCAATACATGAACGTGATTATTTAACGATGACTGGATTTGAACAAGATGGACAAGCAGATTTAAAAAATCACGGTGGACCAGAAAAAGCATTGCTTATGTATCCGCAAAAGCACTATGCTTTTTGGAAAGAGACCTATAAGCGTACATTTGACTATCCGTCCTTCGGTGAGAATATTACGATTGACGGTTTAACGGAGAAGGATCTGTATATTGGGGACATTTTTCAGCTTGGACAAGCTGAAATCCAATGTTCACAACCTCGACAGCCATGCTTTAAGATCGCCAAAACACACGGAATTCCTGAAATGCCAAAGCTGGTAACGGAAACAGGGTTTAGTGGCTATTATTTTCGCGTAATAAAAGAAGGCTACGTTAGTCCGGATGATATATTAACGAAATTGGAAGAAGATGAGGATAAAGTCACGCCTTTCGAAATCTTCGACTGTCTGTTTCATGATCGAAAAAATACAGAGAGAATGGAACGATATTTATCTGTACAAATGCTTGCCCCAAACGTGAAGAACAGTTTTAGAAAACGAATAGAAAAGATAGGGTGACCTGCGATGGATATGTTTAGTCGTCTTGCAGAGGACAAGATTAAGAAAGCAATCAGTGATGGCAATTTTAATCATATAGCAGGGAAGGGCAAACCATTAAAAAAGGACTCACTTGCAGATGTACCAGAAGACTTGCGTATGAGCTACCGGATCATGAAAAACAGCGGCCATCTACCAGAAGAAGTACAGCTTAATAAAGAAATTGCTTCTTTACGTGATTTACTCAAGCTCTGTACAGAAGACGAAGAAAAAGAGCGTCTGGAAAATCGTATTATCGAAAAAGAAATTCAATTTCAGCTGTTACTGGACAAAAGAAAATTGAACCAGTCACCAGCATATAATCGATATAAAAGTAAAATTCATAATCGCCTTTTTTAATACAAATATGAAACCACAGCAATCGCTAAATATGAACAAATGCCAAGTTTTTCTATAAAAAACCGGAAAGTCTTTTTATATTTTCTCATTTTCACGTATAATTATAAAAAACAACTACATACAGGTGAAGAATATGACTATTGATCATTACAAGCAAGTGGATGGTGAGGTTTGGAGACATACACTTGATCATCATGCGAATATGGTTTTTGTCATCGATAACGACAAAAACAAGCCCTACTGCTCATTCGTTGCGGGGCGATTAAGTGTGGAACT is a genomic window of Gracilibacillus salinarum containing:
- the mreBH gene encoding rod-share determining protein MreBH gives rise to the protein MFSNTEIGIDLGTANILIYTKNKGIILNEPSVVAVDTKTNQVVAVGNEAKNMIGKTPRNIVPIRPLKDGVIADFDMTTQMLKAFLKKVSKRAGVSMRKPSVVVCTPSGSTAVERRAIDNAVKSFGAKEVHLIEEPVAAAIGADLPVSEPQASMIVDIGGGTSEVGIISFGGVVASRSVRVGGDHMDEEIIQYVKRQYNVLIGESSAEKIKIEIGNAIPSHTEEQMEVRGRDLVTGLPKVIMISSKEVHMAINEVLESLLHAITETLESCPPELSGDIVDQGITITGGGALLKGMQGWLSNEVHVPVHLASNPLESVAVGTGRSLKMIQKLQKAAK
- a CDS encoding TIGR01457 family HAD-type hydrolase — its product is MKNYQGFLIDLDGTVYKGTEKITEAIDFVKELHRKGLPYLFLTNNSTKHPSDVANKLTDMGVPCETEHVFTTSMATASYIKEQQADAKVCAIGEEGLHMALNDCGLVQVDEQADYVVMGLDREISYEKLAKGALNIRAGAKFVATNGDVALPTERGFLPGAGSLISVLSVTTGVEPKFIGKPESIIVEQALEVLGTSKEDTLMIGDNYATDILAGINAGIDSLLVHTGVTTPEDLKTIEKQPTYTISSLSEWIFAE
- a CDS encoding cyclase family protein, whose product is MKCYDISMEIKPTIQVWEDIESKKPKFDTKTFGHVTDTTLTLNAHTGTHIDAPLHMINDADTFESISLERLVRDVKVLHLETAEDGITRDDLEAHTIEKNDFLLLKTKNSDHSSDHFDYAFIYLTEDAANYLIEKEIEGVGIDTLGIERSQEGNPTHRNLFGNDIIIIEGLRLKEIAPGNYFMVAAPLKLIGTEAAPARVLLFDQTLL
- the istB gene encoding IS21-like element helper ATPase IstB, yielding MDKKQQIVEICKELRLPSIRKMVQEETDFQNPKQAYEVLLQVLLQEKSDRLVRAKQNRIRAANFPQKKLLEELIVEALPSQAKQKLPFLKTLDFITEGQNVILTGSPGTGKSHIAIGLGMEACLAGYRVFFATVPSLINQLKEHRSERTLRSFELKFEKYDLVVLDELGYISFDKEGAELLFSHLSLRAGRKSTIITSNLSFLKWQEIFHDPVLTAALTDRLTHKSHVLNMNGPSFRMKETEDWLKTSAEEVAQI
- a CDS encoding DUF2164 domain-containing protein, with amino-acid sequence MHAFTLTKETKDQMIVAIQDYYLREKQEEIGNIEAGFLLDFFMEKLAPTFYNQGIRDAHQFVSEKVEDLFELEKMD
- a CDS encoding YflJ family protein → MHVGSKGWYVEQLKQKGVRHIEGRKIEKYKAHVLANLLEEKEQ
- the istA gene encoding IS21 family transposase — its product is MSEKQTIIQLYLEGMSERKIAKETKKARNTVSKYIKEFEKSRKNDVRNLPITEDIVKPPAYKKRTGKKRVLTEEIKNILRGYIKDNEWKRNHYMNKQQMKIIDMHESLIDAGYPISYTTVRNFVNEEAAKTKEVFIRRYCEPGYEVEFDWGEVKLEIDGKIRSFSLAVFTLAHSNYRFARLYQSESQVCVLDVHTKFIDHVGFIPSVFTYDNMRTVVKSFIGTERAITDSMIHLSNYYQFKIRLCEPRKGNQKGHVERSVEFIRRKAFSSKYSFTSLREAEDHLSRSLQRINGRHHHEHKEKHVILMEKEKSVSKLAVITPFDVADLVECRVDKYSTVVIKQNHYSVPEGHVGKYLKAKVGAEEIKLFVEGELVAEHPRNWGLHQWEMNIYHYLKTFQKKKGAITQSQSFKQAPTQIKNIYNHHYIGKEKEFIELLLYIKENNNLDRVLKAVEELNSIRTGYVNTERILFICEQSTPEGVQVYNPDETMYQSENNMRAYANMFKQIDEGVTKYG
- the zwf gene encoding glucose-6-phosphate dehydrogenase codes for the protein MTTNNPKAVIVIFGATGDLANRKLYPSIYRLYRNGKLSDNFAVIGVARRPLTNEDFRNNVKESISGFDDANIDPDEFASHFHYNPFDIQDLEHYEKLEHLIQELDGKYKTDGNRLFYFSMAPNFFGTLAANLKSEGLTTTEGWTRLVIEKPFGHDYESAKELNDQIREAFTEDQIYRIDHYLGKEMVQNIEVIRFANALFEPLWNNQYISNIQITSSEILGVEERGRYYDGAGALKDMVQNHMLQMLALIAMDPPIKLTPEEIRSEKVKALRALRVINEDEVDKYFVRGQYDKGIVNGEELPAYREGNGVDPESNTDTFVAAKLMIDNFRWAGVPFYIRTGKRMKQKSTEIVVEFKDLPMNLYYGKEHETKSNLLVIHVQPHEGITLHVNAKKGDYNASSTPITLSYDNNSDDKMNTPEAYEILLHDCMRGDSTNFTHWDEVALTWKFVDNIANAWSKSKADFPNYESGSNGPKEADQLLLQDGLEWWDVTPE
- a CDS encoding MOSC domain-containing protein — its product is MEYPIVSLNVGKPQTQVFDGVSLVTGFKKTPIHERDYLTMTGFEQDGQADLKNHGGPEKALLMYPQKHYAFWKETYKRTFDYPSFGENITIDGLTEKDLYIGDIFQLGQAEIQCSQPRQPCFKIAKTHGIPEMPKLVTETGFSGYYFRVIKEGYVSPDDILTKLEEDEDKVTPFEIFDCLFHDRKNTERMERYLSVQMLAPNVKNSFRKRIEKIG
- a CDS encoding DUF1992 domain-containing protein, which translates into the protein MDMFSRLAEDKIKKAISDGNFNHIAGKGKPLKKDSLADVPEDLRMSYRIMKNSGHLPEEVQLNKEIASLRDLLKLCTEDEEKERLENRIIEKEIQFQLLLDKRKLNQSPAYNRYKSKIHNRLF